The Chitinophaga sp. H8 region CCTCCTTGATCATTTTCATGAAAGCAGGGTTGTTCTGCTTAATCTTATTATAGCGCACCAGATCATACCAGCGGTGACCTTCTCCTATTAATTCCCGCCTTCTTTCTTCAAAAATTTCAGTGACCAGGTCTTTACCATCTGCTGGATCAAATAATTCCACCTTTCTGAGCGACTTGATATTGTTGAGGTTGGCGATGGCCTCATCCGTATTGCCTAATGCAGCTTGTGCCTCCGCCTGCATCAGCTGTACGTCTTCCAGTCTGGTAAATACCATGCAACTGGAATACTGCCGGAATTCAGGTTCTGAGTTACCTCCCTGGATCACTTTTATCTTACAGAAGATGGGAATGCTGCTGTTAAAATTGGCAAACCAGCGGTCATTATAGTTAGGCTGGCCGGTAATGGTATCGAGATAAAAGCGACCATCATTATATTGATTGAATATTGACAGAATGGAGTCTCTGGGCACATAGATGTCTGGTAGTGCTTTACGTACGATCGGTTCTGCAAGCGTAAGCTCTTCAATATGGCCGGTAAAAGTAGCTTCCACGTGCTCATACAGGAAGTTCAAAGCAAATATCTGATTGGTTTTACGGCCCTGAAACATGCCATTGGGAGCAGAAATCCAGTAGGTATCCGGTTCATAATACATCCCGGATTTTGAATAATTATCCAGCACAAATTTTGAGTACACAGCAGAGTTGGCATAGTTGCCTTTCCAGGCGGCCACATGTGCCAGCACCGCATAGGCGGCCAGCTTTCTTACCAGCGCACTATTCCAGCGTCCTGCATCTTCATTGTAATAAGGCCCGTCCTGCTGAGGATCCCCACTGCTGTAATTATAGGGAAGGTCATTCGCGGCCTTCACCATTTCATCTTCTACAAAGTCCAGTATTTTGTGCTGATCTTCCCGGGGCTTGTTTTCAAAGCTGCCATCATGAGAGCTGGAAGTAAATGGAACATCACCCCATAACCGTACCATATAGAAATAGGCGAATGCTCTTAAAAAACGCATTTGTGCCATATCCACTTTGTAATTCTGTTCAGAATATTTAGGGTCTCTTTCTCTTACTACACCTGCATTTTCCATGAAAATAGTCGTAGCATTTACAACAGCATAGAACCTGCGCCAGTTACTTAACGTGTTGAATAATGGATAAGACGCATTCAGCTTATTGTCTATTAAAGCTCCCAGGTCCGGACGCATAACAGATTTAAAATCTCCCATTCTCAGGTCGCCATACATCCAGTGTGCGGTATTGTCACACAATGCTGCACGGGTAAGGCCATATGCTCCGATAAGCGCGGCACGGGTATCTTTATAGGATTGCCAGAAGTTTTGTTCACCTACTGTTTTAGTAGAATTGATATCCAGCATTTTCTGACAACCAGATAATACTGTCATCACAAAGAATCCAGCACATAATATTGCTTTCTTCATAATATTGAGTTTATACATAACAGTTAGTTCAGTATTAAAGATCCAGTTTCACCCCTACGGTATATGTTTTAGGAATAGGAAAACCATAGCCGGTATCATACCCGTTAAAATCTACCAGTTCAGGATCTCCGCCAGTATATGGTGTTATAGTGAAGAGATTGTTAGCAGTAACATATACATACAGGCGGGTGAAAGTCTTTTTGGTTTTACTTTTTTTCCAGCTGTCTGCTCCTGCAAAATCATAACCGATAGACAGGGTCCGGAGCTTCAGGAAGGAACCATTTTCGAGGAAAAGGTCCTGGTTGAGCTGATAAGGTACTACATCACTCCAGGGGTTATAAACAGGATATTTTGAATAGTCACCATTTTTGGCCCAGAAAGTAATTTCTTTCACACCATTCATATCCAGTGTGGCTTCCCTGTTTATAAAGTCAAACCGGTTGGCTATCTCCTGGTTGAGAATTTTACGGCCTAAGGCATAATAGAGGTTTACACTAAGGGTAAAATTCCGGTAGGTAAAATCGTTATTGAAACCTCCCGACATCAGGGGCAAAGTATGCCCTGTCATCACTTTGTCTTTATCATCTATCACAAAATCGCCATTTGTGTCTTTCCATTTTGGATCTCCTCCTTTCAATGCCAATCCTTTATAACTCAATGGCATACCGTTATTGGGGTTTTTAGGTATTTCTGCATCTGTATTATAGATGCCTTCATTTTGCAACAGCCAGTATTGGTCTATGGATTTACCTACCTGCAGATGACGGTTGCCGATGGTTAATTCACTTCTACCTTCCGGTAAGGCTACCAACTGGTTTTTATTGTAGTTAAAATTCAGGGCGGGGATCCATTGCAATGCACTTTTTTCATTCAGTATACTTGCACTGATAGTGGCATCTACTCCGGTGTTCCGTACGGTCATACCATTGAGATATTGTTGGCTATAACCATATTCGGCATAAGCAGGAACCGCCAGCAGCATATTTTTATCCGTTTTACTGTATACATCCAGTCCAATCTGAACACGGTTCTTCAGCAGGGCCATCTCAACACCGGCATTTAACTGGTCGGCATAAGCCCAGGTAAGCCCATATCCGATATAACCCAGGTTATAGGGCCTGCTTAATCCCGGCATGGCATTGTAGGAAGAGATAGCTGGTTCCGTACTCCATCCCATGTCTACGGTATATTGCGGACCCTGGGCAAAGCGGTCGTAAGCGTTGAGTCTGGGTAAGCGTCCCCAGCTGGCACGGAGCCTGAGCGCGCTAAAGGTGTTGTTATCTTCCAGGAGGCTGTTTTTGATATTCCAGCCTGCAGAGAAGGTAGGGGATACGAACCACCAGTTGTCGGGTTGGGAATTGGAGGAGCCATCTGCACGTAGCAATACAGAGAAGTCCAGTTTATGCTGGTAACTATAATCTGCTTTTCCATGGAACGAAAGCAGGCGATGTCTTTCTTTATCCAGGAATTTATATATCATAAACCGGCTAAACCCTTTGGGCTCCAGATAATCTGTTTTGGTAGGATCTGATTTAAGTACATTGAGCTTAATCAGGTCATTAGGGCCTCTGTAAGCATAGCCGTAATTATATTTATTAGCATCAGATTGGAAAGATTGCCCGCCTTCCAGATGGAGGAAGTGTTGATTATCCCAGTTTTGCCGGAAGTGAAGGGTATTGTCAAAAATGACCCGTTGGCTGAACCCAAAATAATTGGAAACGTAGTTGTTACCCACCAATATAGTAGAAGGATAAAAAACATCGCGCAGGTCCTCATTATAATCAAAGGCCAGCCGGCTGGAGAAATCAAACTTCCGGATATTCATTTTTATCTGGAAGTAGCCGTTGATAACATTGGATTTATTTTTATCGTACGACTTTTGTAATTGGGTAAGATAGCCGTTATAAAAATCTTTGTTGGGAGGTAATGGATTGGTCAGATCGGGGAGGTATTGCACTTCCGCAAACCGGTCGCGTAAGTTGTTGTTACGATTACGTTCCAGCCGGGTGGCATTTATCATGGTGGATACCTGCAACCAGCGTAATGGCATCATGTTGATGAGGAAAATGGCATTATAGCGGTCCAGGTTTACGCCATCTACCACACTGCTGTTGCGCATTTTTCCTATTCCCATCCGGAAGTTGGCACGTTTGGAACCACCTGCCAGGCTGGCATCTACGGCATGAACGGTACTGTTTTTATAATACACATCCGTCCAGTTAGATGGGCCATAGTAGGCCGGATTAGTAGAATCCCGGAGGAAAGAAGGATATTTTTCCTCATTGGCAGGAGTAGCATATTTATCATAAAACGGCCTACGGAATTTATTCTCAAAATCTGCATTTATGGTAGCAGTAGCTGGCCGTTGTACAACCCCAAAATAGGTATTGAAACTGATCACATGTTTACCGGTTTCAGGTGTTTTTGTTCGAATGTCTATGACACCATTGATAGCCCTTGGTCCGTATATGGCCGTTTCCGAAGCGTCTTTCAATACCCGGATAGATGCTACATTATTGAGGTTGATGGCATTTAGCAGATTGGTGGCTGTGCCGATACGATTAAAATCATATTTGCGGATGTCATAGGCAAATGGATGTACCATAATTAATGGAATGCCATCAACCAGTATTAAAGGCTGGGTTTCAAATATGTCTTTATGATTGACATAAGGAACCGCACTGCCTCTGATATACATATTCATTTCTGAGCCAGGCTCTCCGCTGGGTTGTTGTACATAGAGGCCGGCAACATTCCCTTTTAATGCTTCCTGCAGGGAAGGGTTCGGATACATACTTAAGCGGTCTGCATTTACATCACTGCGATACATGGTGTCTGTACCAACAACAAGTGGGAGGGAATCGGCAGTACCGGCAGTGGAAGCCTTTTGGGTATCATCCGGAGCGGTAGTGTCAGGCCGTGGTGTCTGTTGCAGGAATGGATATGCAGTATCACGTGCATATACCAACGAATAAAAGTGAATGAACAGGCACGTTATGGCCACACGTACTAATGAACGCATAAACGTAAATTTTTAAGAACTGACTAAATCTGGATTTAGAATAATGCAGGCAATAAATTGCCATTACACAGCAAGGCTGCTGTGCCGGAAAAGGCATAACATTCCCTGCTGTATTTACGTACAGAAAAAAAGCAAAAGAGACAAACGGGGATGTGACCATTTGTGCATAAATGGTAGTCATGTTCCTTGTTCAGGAGCATAAACGGTGATCCCTGTTTGCTGTTAGAATAAACTGAAGTGGATAAGTATTCCTTACATCATTTGTTCCGATTTTGGTGAAAAATAATAGGGCAATAACGTCTTCTTCCATTTTGTAGAATGGCCATGCTAAAGTCAATCCGGGCGTAAAGTGCTGACGGACGTGAGCTGTAAGTTTGAAATGGTACTGACAGGTTTTTTATTGACGCCTGTCAATTTTTGTGTTACGTGGATTTTAAATCAATTAAGAAATTACTATGTGATTTTAGATATTGGTTATAATACAATTGGTTTGGGTTTAAATACTATCACTGTTCTTTTTAAATTTGGTTGAAAAAACAATCAACAGGGTTTTTCAGGTTGCACTATACTAACGTGGAATACTACTATGTATGTTGATTGTATTTATTGTCATCATGACAAAACCACTATTGCACAAGTGATTCTTACAAATCTAATAAGTCAAATCTAATATTGCAAGTATTTTAAGAAATAATTGAAAATATTTTTCTGATACTATATTCATAAAAGAACAATGACATTTCAGTTATAGTTGAAAGGTGATTTTATAGATTTACTGTCAGAAAAAAATCACACTGTTTTGATAAGATATGATGCAACTATTTGTATGGTGATTCAAATTTGTTTGGTTCCTGAAAGCATTTTTCTTTGTACGTTATGCCGTGAATTAATGAAGCGATAAACCTATTCTATTGCATCTCCGTTTTTTATCACTTGTCTTTATGAAGGAGATATTTTTTTGAAAAATGAAAAATAATATTACCTTTGTACCCCAATTTGAATTGCCCGATAGTATAATGGTAGTACCACAGATTCTGGTTCTGTTTGTCTTGGTTCGAATCCAGGTCGGGTAACAAAGGTCAAAAGTAGCATACTAGCCACTTTTGACCTTTTTTTTTCTTCTATAGGTGTGTAGTTTTTTCTCAAACGTTAGCAAAAACGTTAGCACTTTTATTGCGATTCAGGTATTTACAGGTTGTTGATTTGCGCTAGCAGTGCCTTTGTGGCCGTTTCATTAGTATGCCTGTTGCGCTCGTTAATAAGCGCCACAACGGCGTCTTCCAGCTGTTCGTGCTTATTGGCTGCATAGGGTTCTCCTGCGCCCAGGTTAAGGGGCCAGCGCCTGGCTTCGGCTACTTTTTCCAGGGCTACTTTGTAGCGTTGCTGCTGCAGCGCTTCCATAGCCAGCATCAGTTTCACTTTCCTGTAAAGCTGTCGTCCGTCCGTTGCCCCTTCATAAGGGAGGATATGTATATCCCTGAGTGCTTTTTCCGCAGCAGTATATTGGTTATTGAGTATGAGACACCGGATATAGAGCATACCGGTAATATAGTGCTGTGGTGCGCTTTGTTGATAAGGTGTAATGGTTTTCAGCGCCGCCTGGTATGACTTTTCTGCTACCAGGTGTTCTGTCAGCATCTTACCATAGCGCCATTCTTTCGGATTAAGTGTAGCTGCGCGGGTAAGGTTTGCCAGCTGCTGATCTTTTTCTGTAGCATTGTATAAACGTGCCTTTAAACTATACAGTGGTGCAAAAGTGACTGTTGCCGGGATATCCTCCAGCAATGCCCGCCCCTTTGCACTATCATTACGGAACAGATATATCAGCGCCAGGTAATAACGGGGTTGCCACTGCTGTGTTGTTTCCATGGCCCACTGCATTACTGGTGCGCTTTCTTCCCGGAAGGGGAACACCATGTCCGGACTGGCATTGCCGGCAGCATTGATATAAGCGGCGCTGTCGGCATCCTGGCGATGCAGGTAGGCTTTCCAATAAGCAATTTCTGCATTAGCCGGCGCGAGATCCAGTATTTCCTGCGCGGCTGTTATCTGGCCTATTGTATGATACCAGGCAGCCATTTCAAGATAGGTTTCCTGCGGCAGCTCATTTCTGATCATCGACTGGAATGCCTTTTTATCTGCTTCATTTTTTTGTTGCAGGTATTGTTCAAACTGTGCAAAATGGTTCAAAGGGTCCATTTTCAGGATTTTTTCCCGCGCCCTGGCAGCTTCCGGTACTTTGCCGGATAAGCGGCAGGCAATGGCTTGTTGTAACCAGCCGTTGATATTGCCCTGGTTATCCAGGCAGCTTTTAACAGCATAAGCATATCCTTTTGCAAAATCCTGCTGTTTTAAATATAATCTGGACAGCTCTGTATAAGCGGCACTCCGGAAAGCAGGGGTAAGTGTGGCCACTTCTAGTCCGTCCAGTGCATCATAGTAGCGACCCAGTTTTGCAGCTGCCAGCCCATAATAATAATTGGCGCCGGGATCATAAGTGTCTATACCTAGTGCATACCTTGCAAAGTAAAAGGAAGAATCATACTGCATCTTCCGGTACTGGATAAACGCCATTTCCACCAGTGCAGGCACAAAGGCCGGGTCAACAGCTAATGCTGCCCGGATTTTCTTTTCTCCGGCGCCATAGTCCCGGAAGCGTAAAAGATCACGCCCCATCATATACAAACCATAAGCCCCATCCTGATGGAAAGTAGCCGGCCCTGTAAGTGGTCGGGCAAGATCTTTTATAGTTGTAGCTGTGTCCAGTAAGGTAATGGCATCTCCTAATACGATCTTTGCAGCCTGTTCCCCTGTTTTAAGCGGGATGGTATAACGGGCTGCTGTGAGTGGTTGCAGCTGCACCTGTTTGCTGTAAAGGACTTGTCCGGCGGCATCATACACTTTCAGGCTATCAGTCATGGTTTCCAGCGGAGAAAGTGCTACTGCCAGGGAATTGGCTGTTTGCCGGGCATAAATAACCGCATGCAAACTGGCATCTGTAAAGCCGCCGGTTTCCCGGAATGGAAACCAGTATTCTTCCCAGATATCCGATGCGTAGGGCTGAAAACCCACCTGCCGGAAAGGGGTAAGACTGCTGTTCTCTGCGTTCTGGTTAAAGAGGCGGCCGCTTTGTATTTCGCAATACTGGCCGCTACTATCTGTCAGCAGTTGCTCCCATATTTTGCCCTGGTTGGATAGCGCCCAGAGAAAAACTTTTTTTCCCAGTTTGTCTTCCCGGTTGGCATAACGGATCATACCAAAGTCTTCCTGCTGCCAGTAGGCCCCCAGGTAATTACTATGTTTGCCCAGCACGTGAAAGGATTTATCCGCCCCAAAATCATTCTGCGCGTAGTACGACAGGTTTTTATTATGTTCAATGTCAGTGGGCCAGGGACTGGGTTTTCCGTCATGTCCGATATAATTGGTGCCGGGATAGAGGAATCGCAGATCAGCTCCGGTTTTAATGCCCAGGTTCATCCAGGAATAGTAAGGCTGCACCACCGGGGTACTGTTATGCCAGAAAGAGCGGGTAATAAAATATGCTTTGTCTGCTGGCAAATTGATCTCCAGCGTCCACTTGGTTCTTGTTAGCAGGTCCAGGGTGCTGATAAAACAACTCACACTGTTATCTGCATTTTTACGCAGCAGGTAATCTACCGGGGTAGCACAGTTGGGCGTGTGTCCAATGATGCCGTAGTTGGCTTCTATACCTCCGCTGGTCCAGGGGCCACGCATCGCAATATCCCGGAATTTTACCACTCCATTGTCATAAAGGAAGGGTTTCCCTGTTTTTTTATCAATAGCTGTCCAGATCTTTCCACCTATTTGCGGGAGGATCATTACTTTAATAAAATCGTTTTCCAGTTCTACCACTTTCCATTGCTGGCTGACCGGTTTGTCAGTAAAACCATCGTATCTGAAATACGGGTAAATACGCTGTGCCGGCACAGGATCAGGGTCTGAGAAAGGATATGTTTTGTATGTTTTATCGTACTCACGTATGGAAGCCGTTTTTTGAGCCTGTGTCAGTAACGGCGTTAATATTAGTAACAACAATCTGTATAATGTATGCTTCATTCGTCTGATATTGCATTAGAAAATGTAAGTACTCAATCCACATCCCACCATAGGCGGGTAGATGCTTTGTCGGGGCCATTCAGTAACGGGATGGCCTTTTGTACTGCTGCTGCATTGGTTTGTTTTTCCAGGTCTATGAATGGAATACGTTTAATAGGAGTGCCCACCGGCAGATCGCTATTGTCAGAACTTACGAGGGGATAAAGCACCGGATACCCACTGCGTCTTACTTCTGCCCAGGCTTCCATACCATCCGGATAAAGTGCCAGCCATTTTTGGGTACCTATCTGCATGCGCTGGGTGGCTGTATTGCTGCCCCATTTTACTACTGTCTGATTTACAGGAGGGGATTGCAGGTAATCGTCCAGCGCTACCGGTTTCCCTTCAGATTGTATATAGGCACTGATCACCGCAGGGTCTTCTATTTTCCATTGCAGCATGCTCATTTCAATACCTTTTTCATACAGGTCTTTAGGAGTTCCATTCATATTCCATCCATTCAGCGCACCTTCTGCCCGCAGGAAATAAGCTTCCGCTGCATGCATAATGTCCTGAGAAACGGTTTGATTGGATACCCACTGCCCATCTACAATAGCTACCCAACGGGTACCTATGTTGGAAAGATTTTTCTGTTTGTTCTTTTCATTGGTAGTGATGGCTGTGGTGGGCACACCGTTGCGTATACCTGAAAATTTTCCGGTATTGGCGGCTGGCTGAAAAAAGACAGCTAAACGGGGATCCTTATAACCTTTCAGCATAGACTCCATGGCGGCGCTCATGCTAAATTCATTCCATTCGCTGATCCCTGCCAACCCATTGATATCCGTTCCCTTTACAGATTTTATCATATAAGCATCATGTGCCAGTTCTGTCATAACTCCATCTGCCACTGCCGCTTCAGCTTCCTGCCTGGCTTTGGTAGCGTTTACTTTTGATATACGCAATGCCAGCCGTAACCGCAGGGTATTGGCAAACCGCAGCCATTTTTCCCGGCTGCCACCGTAGATGAGATCATAACTCCCAAAGATATTCTGTTTATCTGTAGTTTTCAGTGTATTTACTGCCGCAGCCAGGCGTTTAAAGAAGTCTTCGTATATTTTATCCTGTGCATCATAATCGATTGTTTTCTGTGTTGCTCCTGCATGAAAATAAGGCACGGGGCCATAGTAGTCTGTGAGGCGGTGAAAGGTATACACCCAGATAATATTGGCCAGCGCATATTCCGGTGATTCCGGTTTTGAAAACTCAAAAATAGATTGCAATTGTGGCACCACCTGTGTATAGGGCATGGACCAATGTGTAGCCAACCAGTCGTATCGCATCACATAACGGTCTGACGGGAAATAAGTAACCGTGGTGGCAAAGTATTGAGCATACAGGTCGGCAAAAAGATTCTGTGCAACCTGGTAAGCATAAGAGGTATAAGACGCTGCTGACTCTGCTTTGGAAAAAAGAAAAGGGAGTTCCCGCTCACCAACACTTGTTAGCTTGGCAGGGTCCACATTCACCTCTTTAAAGTCCTTAGTGCAGGAAGTCCATAACAGACAGGTGATTGTCAGTACAGTGCACCATCTGGTGAAAATATATTTGTTCATAATTATTTCGTTTTTACGTGCCATCATTTAGAAGGATAATTTTACGTTCACACCAAAGCTTTTCAGGGCAGGAGGGTTACCTGATTCAATTCCCTGGAAATTACCTGCGCCGAGTGTCATATCAGGATCAAACGGAATTTTTCGCTTGCCTATACCGGGGATATCCATGCGGGATCTGCCACGGTAAAGGAAGAAGAGATTCCTGCCAGTGAGAGAGATCTTTGCATGTTTAATAAATTTGCTATGCATTGGAATTTCGTATCCAAGGGCCACTTCGCGCAACCGGAAGTTAGTAGCATCGTATGCAAAGAACTGCCCCCAGGCATAGCGCCCACCGGATACCGTGGTCCAGAAATCTTCCGCTTTTATGTCTGTGGTATTATTGCGGCCATCACTATATACACCTGGCAATACCCATCCTCCTTCGCGGTAAGGCAGTGTATAATCCCCCAGGCCATAAAAAGCAAGGTTGGCATCTGTGCCGGAAATAACGGTACCTCCTACACGCCCGTCCAGTAAGAAGGACAAACTTAGAGGACCATAGGTAAAAGTGTTGGACCATCCCAGGCTGAAATCAGGATTGAAATTGCCCAGGTATTGCAGTTCATTCATTTCAGGCAGCCCTTTGGCATTTACCAGGTGTACCCCGGTTTTGGGATCGGTGGCCCATCCGGACCCGTACATATCCCCATAAGAGCCACCTTCCTTTACTACCACATCTGCCAGACGCTTGCTACCGGTGAGGCTGGCCTCTTTTACGTCCGGACTAAGTTCCAGCACCTTATTTATATTCCGGGAAAAATTAACTGTAGTATTCCAGTTGAATTTTTTTGCACGTACAGGGTCTGCTGTCAATGTGATTTCTATCCCTCTGTTTTCAATATTGCCGGCATTGATATATTGATTGCTGAAACCACTGGCAGGTGGTAATGCCAGGAATAAAAGCTGGTTAATGGTGTTGGTTTTATAGAAAGTTCCGTCAATACCTATCCGTCCATCCAGAAAACGCCAGTCTATCCCAAATTCCCAGGAGCTGGTAAGTTCCGGTTTCAGATCGCTGATAGCCTTGGTGGCATCCCGGCTGATAAAACCATTGGCAGCACCTGGTGCATAGGAGTAGGGCTGTATCAGCAGATAAGGAATAGCGTCATTACCCACACGGGTATACGATGCTCTCACTTTGGCAAAGGAGATCCAGGAGGGCAATTGGGTCATATCAGATATTAATGCAGATAAGCCTACTGACGGATAAAAATAAGCATAGGGGGAAGGCAGGGTGGAAGACCAGTCGTTACGGGCACTGACATCCAGGAACAGGTATTTCCGGAAATCGAATTGCACACTACCATAAACAGATTGCAGCTCCCGTTTGGTAAACTGAGTAGTAGCATCCAGGGCAGTGGCATAAATAAGATTGAACTTATTGGGTACCTGCAAGCCATTGGCAGAAGTGGTACTGGTTTCATATTGCCGTCTCAGGATATTGCCGCCTATATTATAGGTTATGCCTACATCCTGAGTCAGTTTGTTATTACCTGAAACCAGTACATCAATATTTCTTTCAGATACATATCCGTTGGTTTCAAAGTAACGTCCTCCTTTGGGGGTTACTGGCAGAATCCCGATAGTGCCGCCATAATAGGAACCTTTGATTTTATCATTGTACCGGTCAAGACTATATCGTGCCTGTACGTTAAGCCATGGAGTAAACTCATATTTCACGGAGCCGAGCAAGGTAACACGATCTCTGCGCTCATTATAGGAAGTACGGTTTATATTCCAGTATGGGTTGGTGTATACAGAAGAGGTAGTCCAGTATTTAGACACCGGCTGCCCACCTTCATTAATTGTTTCATAATCCTTCAGTTCCGCACTACTCATATCGCGGGGCATAATGTAGGTCATCAGGGAAGTGCCGCCAATTTCCCCGGTAACGGGTTTGTTTTTTATTTCCTGGTTTACATAGGAAATTTTAGCATCGGTAGACAGTTTACTGGTTAGCTGGGTATTGATGCGCAGGCTAAGCGTATTCCGGTAAAGTTTATTTCCTGGAATAATCCCTTCAGCATAGTTGTTAGCGTAGGAAGTATAAGCTTGTATCTTTTCAGAACCAGTAGCCGCACTTACTGCATTGTTTACAGAAATGGCGGTGTGAAAAAAGTCCTTCACATTATCTGGATAGGTTTGTGTTTTACCTCCCCAGCTGGCAGCAGTACCATCTACTGTTTTTCCGCCATTGCCCCGGCCATAAACGTTCTGGAATGGCAGCATCAGCCAGGCCTTATCGGCAGAAATGCCGCCATTATAATTTACGGAGAGTTTACCTGCAGTACCTTTTTTTGTAGTAATAATGATAGCTCCATTGGCCGCCCGGCTACCGTAAAGCGCAGTGGCAGCAGCTCCTTTCAGCACATTTACTGATTCCACATCATCCGGATTAATATTGGCTGCACCATCACTGCCGTTGTAACCACCCCGGTCGCTGTCTATCTGTCCCTGTGGTGTGGAGTTGTCTACCGGCACACCATCTACCACAATGAGGGCGTTGTTATTACCACTGATAGAGCGGTTACCCCTTAATACCACCCGCACTGCACTGCCAGGACCTGCAGCGGCCTGGTTT contains the following coding sequences:
- a CDS encoding SusD/RagB family nutrient-binding outer membrane lipoprotein, whose protein sequence is MNKYIFTRWCTVLTITCLLWTSCTKDFKEVNVDPAKLTSVGERELPFLFSKAESAASYTSYAYQVAQNLFADLYAQYFATTVTYFPSDRYVMRYDWLATHWSMPYTQVVPQLQSIFEFSKPESPEYALANIIWVYTFHRLTDYYGPVPYFHAGATQKTIDYDAQDKIYEDFFKRLAAAVNTLKTTDKQNIFGSYDLIYGGSREKWLRFANTLRLRLALRISKVNATKARQEAEAAVADGVMTELAHDAYMIKSVKGTDINGLAGISEWNEFSMSAAMESMLKGYKDPRLAVFFQPAANTGKFSGIRNGVPTTAITTNEKNKQKNLSNIGTRWVAIVDGQWVSNQTVSQDIMHAAEAYFLRAEGALNGWNMNGTPKDLYEKGIEMSMLQWKIEDPAVISAYIQSEGKPVALDDYLQSPPVNQTVVKWGSNTATQRMQIGTQKWLALYPDGMEAWAEVRRSGYPVLYPLVSSDNSDLPVGTPIKRIPFIDLEKQTNAAAVQKAIPLLNGPDKASTRLWWDVD
- a CDS encoding DUF5107 domain-containing protein, with product MKHTLYRLLLLILTPLLTQAQKTASIREYDKTYKTYPFSDPDPVPAQRIYPYFRYDGFTDKPVSQQWKVVELENDFIKVMILPQIGGKIWTAIDKKTGKPFLYDNGVVKFRDIAMRGPWTSGGIEANYGIIGHTPNCATPVDYLLRKNADNSVSCFISTLDLLTRTKWTLEINLPADKAYFITRSFWHNSTPVVQPYYSWMNLGIKTGADLRFLYPGTNYIGHDGKPSPWPTDIEHNKNLSYYAQNDFGADKSFHVLGKHSNYLGAYWQQEDFGMIRYANREDKLGKKVFLWALSNQGKIWEQLLTDSSGQYCEIQSGRLFNQNAENSSLTPFRQVGFQPYASDIWEEYWFPFRETGGFTDASLHAVIYARQTANSLAVALSPLETMTDSLKVYDAAGQVLYSKQVQLQPLTAARYTIPLKTGEQAAKIVLGDAITLLDTATTIKDLARPLTGPATFHQDGAYGLYMMGRDLLRFRDYGAGEKKIRAALAVDPAFVPALVEMAFIQYRKMQYDSSFYFARYALGIDTYDPGANYYYGLAAAKLGRYYDALDGLEVATLTPAFRSAAYTELSRLYLKQQDFAKGYAYAVKSCLDNQGNINGWLQQAIACRLSGKVPEAARAREKILKMDPLNHFAQFEQYLQQKNEADKKAFQSMIRNELPQETYLEMAAWYHTIGQITAAQEILDLAPANAEIAYWKAYLHRQDADSAAYINAAGNASPDMVFPFREESAPVMQWAMETTQQWQPRYYLALIYLFRNDSAKGRALLEDIPATVTFAPLYSLKARLYNATEKDQQLANLTRAATLNPKEWRYGKMLTEHLVAEKSYQAALKTITPYQQSAPQHYITGMLYIRCLILNNQYTAAEKALRDIHILPYEGATDGRQLYRKVKLMLAMEALQQQRYKVALEKVAEARRWPLNLGAGEPYAANKHEQLEDAVVALINERNRHTNETATKALLAQINNL
- a CDS encoding RagB/SusD family nutrient uptake outer membrane protein, with product MKKAILCAGFFVMTVLSGCQKMLDINSTKTVGEQNFWQSYKDTRAALIGAYGLTRAALCDNTAHWMYGDLRMGDFKSVMRPDLGALIDNKLNASYPLFNTLSNWRRFYAVVNATTIFMENAGVVRERDPKYSEQNYKVDMAQMRFLRAFAYFYMVRLWGDVPFTSSSHDGSFENKPREDQHKILDFVEDEMVKAANDLPYNYSSGDPQQDGPYYNEDAGRWNSALVRKLAAYAVLAHVAAWKGNYANSAVYSKFVLDNYSKSGMYYEPDTYWISAPNGMFQGRKTNQIFALNFLYEHVEATFTGHIEELTLAEPIVRKALPDIYVPRDSILSIFNQYNDGRFYLDTITGQPNYNDRWFANFNSSIPIFCKIKVIQGGNSEPEFRQYSSCMVFTRLEDVQLMQAEAQAALGNTDEAIANLNNIKSLRKVELFDPADGKDLVTEIFEERRRELIGEGHRWYDLVRYNKIKQNNPAFMKMIKEGGIYWPVSQDIIAQNSLITQNPYWK
- a CDS encoding SusC/RagA family TonB-linked outer membrane protein, with product MRSLVRVAITCLFIHFYSLVYARDTAYPFLQQTPRPDTTAPDDTQKASTAGTADSLPLVVGTDTMYRSDVNADRLSMYPNPSLQEALKGNVAGLYVQQPSGEPGSEMNMYIRGSAVPYVNHKDIFETQPLILVDGIPLIMVHPFAYDIRKYDFNRIGTATNLLNAINLNNVASIRVLKDASETAIYGPRAINGVIDIRTKTPETGKHVISFNTYFGVVQRPATATINADFENKFRRPFYDKYATPANEEKYPSFLRDSTNPAYYGPSNWTDVYYKNSTVHAVDASLAGGSKRANFRMGIGKMRNSSVVDGVNLDRYNAIFLINMMPLRWLQVSTMINATRLERNRNNNLRDRFAEVQYLPDLTNPLPPNKDFYNGYLTQLQKSYDKNKSNVINGYFQIKMNIRKFDFSSRLAFDYNEDLRDVFYPSTILVGNNYVSNYFGFSQRVIFDNTLHFRQNWDNQHFLHLEGGQSFQSDANKYNYGYAYRGPNDLIKLNVLKSDPTKTDYLEPKGFSRFMIYKFLDKERHRLLSFHGKADYSYQHKLDFSVLLRADGSSNSQPDNWWFVSPTFSAGWNIKNSLLEDNNTFSALRLRASWGRLPRLNAYDRFAQGPQYTVDMGWSTEPAISSYNAMPGLSRPYNLGYIGYGLTWAYADQLNAGVEMALLKNRVQIGLDVYSKTDKNMLLAVPAYAEYGYSQQYLNGMTVRNTGVDATISASILNEKSALQWIPALNFNYNKNQLVALPEGRSELTIGNRHLQVGKSIDQYWLLQNEGIYNTDAEIPKNPNNGMPLSYKGLALKGGDPKWKDTNGDFVIDDKDKVMTGHTLPLMSGGFNNDFTYRNFTLSVNLYYALGRKILNQEIANRFDFINREATLDMNGVKEITFWAKNGDYSKYPVYNPWSDVVPYQLNQDLFLENGSFLKLRTLSIGYDFAGADSWKKSKTKKTFTRLYVYVTANNLFTITPYTGGDPELVDFNGYDTGYGFPIPKTYTVGVKLDL